Sequence from the Rutidosis leptorrhynchoides isolate AG116_Rl617_1_P2 chromosome 3, CSIRO_AGI_Rlap_v1, whole genome shotgun sequence genome:
taaaattatttcgagttgaacggtggtctcggaaaaatttaactcgcaccgagcgagaatagagggcccgttatttagtgtttttttaacgacgtCCGTTTCAcgtgtagttagtcccgttgggttcttgAGTTTTTTTTGAGCTGAACGGTggtttcgaaaaaatttaactcgcaccgagcgggaAGATATGCGTATTTGAAAAATCGGGTGGAGGTTGTtaattaaaatagtaattttaCATTTTGTACCCCTGTTTTAAGGGGTAAAGTTGCATATTGTTAAAACTTCGGGGGGAAGTTGTTTTTTTGACTTTAATAATTTTACATTTTGTACCCCTGTTTTAAGGGGTGAAGTTGCATATTGTTAAAACTTTGGGAGGAAGTTGTTTTTTTGACTTTGGTTTTGTGTTTGTCGTTCGGTTTTGTTTTTTGGCCCTGAACGACCAAAACAGGGGTGTCTGTTAGTTAAAATCGGGTGGAGGTTGTtaattaaaatagtaattttaCATTTTGTACCCCTGTTTTAAGGGGTAAAGTTGCATATTGTTAAAACTTTGGGGGGAAGTTGTTTTTTTGACTTTAATAATTTTACATTTTGTACccctgtgataatgctaaaaacgaacatatatttcatagaattattcttcaagaaagacaagcttttagttgcaattgttctatttacaagtgatattcgtttaaataataaaaggtgaagacaaaagacagattcgacgaattgaagacacaaacgaccaaaaagctcaaaagtacaaaagacaatcaaagaggttccaattattgataagaaacgtctcgaaattacaagagtacaagattcaaaacgcaaagtacaagatattaaattgtacgcaaggacgttcgaaaatccggaaccgggaccagagtcaactctcaacgctcgacgcaacggactaaaaattacaagtcaactatgcacataaatataatataatatttaaataattcttataattatttaatatattatatttatatttaaaaccgtcggcaagaaagactccaaaagggactgagctgtaatttcaatctccgcgactcgcggagtttgaaggccaaaagggccgcgagtcgcggagccccaagttttgaaactccctataaagccaaccgaattctgagcattttaatcatcatatatccatccatctctctatctatatcgtaaaatatatatatatatatatatatatatttataatttatattttaattttaattataattctaataataagggtatgttagcgaatgttgtaagggtgtaagtcgaaattatgtccgtgtaacgctacgctatttttaatcattgtaagttatgttcaacctttttatattaatgtctcgtagctaagttattattatgcttatttaatccgaagtaatcatgatgttgggctaattactaaaattggtaattgggctttgtaccataatttgggtttggataaaagaacgacacttgtggaaattagactatgggttattaatgggttttatattaactaaacaataccttgttaatttaatatacaaacttataattcgacgtatttatatattaccatatacactcgatcggacacgatggacggggtatttatatgtacgaataatcgttcatttaaccggacacgggaatggattaatagccactagaataattaaaacaggggtgaaattatgtacaaggacacttggtataattgataacaaaatattaaaaccttgggttacactcagtcgacatcctggtgtaattattaaacaaagtattaaaatcttgttacagtttaagtccccaattagttagaatatttaacttcgggtataaggataatttgacgaggacactcgcactttatatttatgactgatggactgttatggacaaaaaccagacagacatattaaataatccaggaaaaaggacaattaacccatgggcataaaactaaaatcaacacgtcaaacatcatgattacggaagtttaaataagcataattcttttatttcatatttaatttcctttattttatatttaattgcacttctaattatcacatttttattattattgtagttaattgcacttttaattatcgtactttttaattatcgcaagtttattttatcgcatttttattatttgcaatttcattatcgttatttactttacgctttaatttaaatcttgtatttatttttaatattttacatttggttttaactgcgactaaagttttaaaatcgacaaacctgtcattaaatggtaaaccccccccccccccccccctttataataataatattacttatatatatatttgtatttttataaaagtaaactaatatagcgttaagctttgtttaaagatttccctgtggaacgaaccggacttactaaaaactacactactttacgattaggtacactgcctataagtgttgtagcaaggtttaagtatatccattctataaataaataaatatcttgtgtaaaattgtatcgtatttaataagtatttccttgtaaaatttaatagtattttatatacacctcgcgaaacatcacccTGTTTTAAGGGGTGAAGTTGCATATTGTTAAAACTTTGGGGGGAAGTTGTTTTTTTGACTTTGGTTTTGTGTTTGTCGTTCGGTTTTGTTTTTTGGCCCTGAACGACCAAAACAGGGGTGTCTGTTAGTATATATAATCAAatgacaaaagaaaaaaaaaaatcctaaaatTATAAATTCAAGCATGTTTTATAAATCTTAAGGCCTATTAAATAagtgtcttaatttttttttttttttgaacaacagTTCTGGATCATCCAGGTGGATTAAACCACTTACGCGTTTATCTCCCGCAGTTCCATAACCCGTCCTCAACTGCTGCCCTGGAGGAAATCCGACCCAATTCGAGGGCATTCAAGGGTAAAGGGGCAACGCAATGCGTAAGgcacccttgggtggaattcaagggtaaaaaggcaaccttgtgtgcaatgttgcacctcACAGGAGTTAAACTCTCACGTACTCGCTAAGATAGGCAAACCTCTACCACATAAGCTACAACACAAAGTATTTGTGAACCCtacacaaaactgacatttttttttagaaaggcaaACACACACACCCATACACGAATATATACATGCCCACCCCGGGACTCGAACCCCAACCTATAGGTTGAAGGGTCACCTCGATACCGCTATGACAATGACCATTtggtacaaaactgacattttggattactattttttttatattataaaatgtaaaaaattaAAATTGATGAACCCTACACAAAATTGACATTTTAGATTACTGAGTGTTAGAAACTGACATTGTCCAATCACAAGCAGATTGACATTTTTTGATAAAAAaatgtcaaaagtgtataatatcACATAAACCATTAGAAATTGTCTAATGCTTATGTTTAGAAAAGTATTTTTAGTAGTTGGGTAGTCCATCAATAGTCGATTAATGAAAGTATTGGACCAATTCGACAATTGGTAAAAGAGTAGGGGCTTATTTGTATATTCCCTAATTCCTAATTACTATTACTATACTATCTATAAGACAAAACtctgtagcactattcatcaatagtaagtaggggtatttttgtcatttaacCTTTTTTGTtgttgtctccaacgataaaagaagcaactttcgtaaaagaaccaacctttcaatttaccaaaagatgtcgaaaaaaatttctttttacaaaataatcaactacctttttttcttttttttttcctcaacaataaaagaggcaactttcaaaaaatgaacaacccttcaatgctaccaaaagatgtcgaaaaatatttttttttacaaaatagatcaactaactttaaaaaaaaagaacgctaaaagaagcaactttcacaaaaggaacaacccttcaatgttggatgtcgaaaaaaattcttttttacaaaatagatcaagaaaaattcttttttacaaaaaaataactACCTTTTTTttccctcaacgataaaagagacaacttttataaaaagaacaacccttcaatgctaccaaaagatatcgaaaaacattcttttttacaaaatagatcaaccaaCTTAAAAAAAAGAAcgttaaaagaagcaactttcacaaaaggaacaacccttcaatgttagacgttgaaaaaaattcttttttacaaaatagatcaagacttttttttttaactcgcattcaaaacggagctcccGGCGCGAAGCGATGCTCACGACTAGTTTCATCCATTACACACAATTATCCAACAGTTCAGTAAACCTGATTTGAGAACAAACCCATTTCCTTCCAAAAAGCTTCACAAATGTCGTTGAGCTTAGGCTTATCAATGGCTTCTTCCACTATCCATTGTTGTTCACCTACGTCATCCTCAACGTCATCATCGTATCGGAGAACAACCGCAGCTGCTACAAATAGTAGTATTAAACCTAGGTTACCTCCATTGACGTTaaccgattaattaaacggattttgaaaaatcggaacggattgctcttaaaaagaattaatcggcgagtaatcgagttttttacaacactgcttacTGGTATGTTTttgataaaaactagaaaaaattcgaccgcgcgttgctgcggttgtattcgacgcgcggtcgaatttgaatatacgttgtttgatagttgggttgtttgttggacgtgtatgtatatgtatgtaatatagctcGAAATTTTTAGCTTTTTAACgatatccgtttcgcgtatagttagtcgcgttgtgttcgtaaaattatttcgagttgaacggtggtctcggaaaaatttaactcgcaccgagcgagaatatagggcccgttatttagtgtttttttaacgacgtccgtttcgcgtgtagttagtcccgttgggttcttgAGTTTTTTTTGAGCTGAACGGTggtttcggaaaaatttaactcgcaccgagcgggaAGATATGCGTATTTGAAAAATCGGGTGGAGGTTGTtaattaaaatagtaattttaCATTTTGTACCCCTGTTTTAAGGGGTAAAGTTGCATATTGTTAAAACTTTGGGGGGAAGTTGTTTTTTTGACTTTAATAATTTTACATTTTGTACCCCTGTTTTAAGGGGTGAAGTTGCATATTGTTAAAACTTTGGGGGGAAGTTGTTTTTTTGACTTTGGTTTTGTGTTTGTCGTTCGGTTTTGTTTTTTGGCCCTGAACGACCAAAACAGGGGTGTCTGTTAGTTAAAATCGGGTGGAGGTTGTtaattaaaatagtaattttaCATTTTGTACCCCTGTTTTAAGGGGTAAAGTTGCATATTGTTAAAACTTTGGGGGGAAGTTGTTTTTTTGACTTTAATAATTTTACATTTTGTACCCCTGTTTTAAGGGGTGAAGTTGCATATTGTTAAAACTTTGGGGGGAAGTTGTTTTTTTGACTTTGGTTTTGTGTTTGTCGTTCGGTTTTGTTTTTTGGCCCTGAACGACCAAAACAGGGGTGTCTGTTAGTATATATGTAATAGGTATTAATACCAAATCAAatgacaaaagaaaaaaaaaatcctaaaATTATAAATTCAAGCATGTTTTATAAATCTTAAGGCCTATTAAATAagtgtcttaatttttttttttttttttgaacaacagTTTTGGATCATCCAGGGGGATTAAACCACTTACGCGTTTATCTCCCGCAGTTCCATAACCCGTCCTCAACTGCTGCCCTGGAGGAAATTCGACCCAATTCGAGGGCATTCAAGGGTAAAGGGGCAACGCAATGCGGAAGgcacccttgggtggaattcaagggtaaaagggcaaccttgtgtgcaatgttgcacctcACGGTAGTTAAACTCTCGCGtactcgctaagagaggcagaacTCTACCACATAAGCTACAACACAAAGTATTTGTGAACCCTACACAAAACTGACATTTTGGATtactatttttttatattaataaaatgtaAAAAATTAAAACTGATAAACCCTACACAAAACTGACATTTTGGATTACTGAGTGTCAGAAACTGACATTGTCCAATCACAGACAGATTGACATTTTTTGGCCAAAAAATGTCAAAAGTGTCTATAATATCACATAAACCATTAGAAAATTGTCTAATGCTTATGTTTTAGAAAAGTACTTTTAGTAGTTGTGTAGTCCATCAATAGTCGATTAATGAAAGTATTGGACCAATTCGACAATTGGTAAAAGAGTAGGGGCGTATTTGTATATTCCTTAATTCCTAAGTTCATCCATTACACACAATTTTCCAACAGTTCAGTAAACCTGATTTGTGAACAAACCCCTTTCCTTCCAAAAAGCGTCACAAATGTCGTTGAGCTTAGGCTTATCAATGGCTTCTTCCACTATCCATTGCTGTTCACCTACGTCATCCTCAACGTCATCATCGTACCGGAGAACAACCGTAGCTGCTACAAATAGTAGTATTAAACCTAGGTTACCTCCATTAAACCCTAAAGATCCGTTTCTTTCAAAACTGGCATCAATTGCTTCTAATTCACCTGAAAATCTTCTAAATCGACCGGTTAATTCAGATACGCCGCCGTATTTGGACCTTTTTGATTCTCCCACGCTCATGGCTACTCCTGCAACCGTACTCTTTTTACCTCTTTTTTATCATTAAATTGAGTTTTTATATATTCGTATACTCTTGTAAGTTTTGTTTATCTTCTATTAGATTAAATTCTATAGACGCAACCAAAAGTTATCTCTAATTTGAAACAAACTACTTAAATTTGATTTAGTTATGTcgtagataatctttcatttcactATGTGGTAGTTTGTTAGCTATagtcatatatatagtatatatttagACTTACAGGAAAGGTTGCAAAATTtgttattcggggattaatcggttagGACTTTCGAAGGAGTAATCAGCAATTCGGGGATTAATTGGAttttactttatacatttaaatattaaatttaaaaaattaTGCGTGTAAATATAAAAAAGAACCAtaaccataaacataaacataaactttatcgtattgtctaaaattgttcattttgttcaaaaactttaaAGCTCtatgtttaaattcatgttaaaatgtgacCAATTTTGAGTTTGACTGACTTTGATtgccaaattcgattttgacctatCAGTCGACAATGAGCGATTAATTAAATGTATTTTGGAAagtcggaacggattgctcttaaaaatgaataatcggagattaatctgcgagtaatcgggttttttacaacagtgCTTATAGGGAAGGTTTCCAATAGACCCTTGTCACGTAATTTCTTCAATAGAATACTATCAATCACTTTGACTGAGTTATGCAGCTGTCAAGTTTATGAATTTGTGGGTTTGAATATTCATATTGCGAAGTTTAGTAGAGTATTACCAATATTGGAACTCTTTTTTGGTATTGTTACATCAGTAATTTTTGTTTTTGGTATTAGGTGGAAAGATCCGTTTCATACAACGAACACAGGCCAAGAAGGCCTCCTCCTGACTTGCCATCATTGCTTCTCCATGGAAGAATAGTTTATCTAGGAATGCCGGTAACAGCCGCTTCTGTTTGTTCTATGATGCTCTTATTTACACAACACATAGGGATAGTGACTGCTATTAACTGTGTGTTTGGTGCTTTGTCATCTAAAAAGAAACTTTAAGGAAAAACGTTCTCTAGAACTTTTTATCATTTGTAAAAACATGATAGAAGAAAGAAAGAATCCTTTGACAATGCAACGATGTCAATTTAGAGTTTATTTTATGTGCAAGTCTGTGTCTTTTGAACCACAAAAGTCAGCAACAAGCTTTACCATGTGGAAAAGGTGGTTTTATGTTTACTGTGCGGCTTTCATATGGTGTTGTTGtgcttgtatatatattattatattttttgttAATTGAAAGGCAAAATGTCGTTAAAGAATCACGGGAACTTATCTTTATATAATTAGTTAACACGTGTACTTATGGAGGCCTTTTTTGTATTTTTTATTAGTTGGTGCCGGCAGTTACAGAGCTCGTCATTGCAGAGTTGATGTATCTACAATGGATGGATCCTAAAGAGCCTATTTATCTTTATATAAATTCTACCGGAACTACTCGTGATGATGGTGAATCGGTAACATTTCTAATTCAGCATCTTTATTTTAGGTCTTCTATTGACATTAGCCCAGACAGACTTATttagatgttttttttttttttttcaagttatGAATCATATTAGATATTGATAGGTGTTGGATAGACAGATAATAAAACCTATGAATTTTCATTTGATGTCCTTTTTTAATGAGAAAACAAACACTTGCAATCAGGTTGGAATGGAGACGGAGGGTTTTGCAATTTATGATGCTATGATGCAATTGAAAAATGAGG
This genomic interval carries:
- the LOC139898162 gene encoding ATP-dependent Clp protease proteolytic subunit-related protein 3, chloroplastic-like, producing the protein MSLSLGLSMASSTIHCCSPTSSSTSSSYRRTTVAATNSSIKPRLPPLNPKDPFLSKLASIASNSPENLLNRPVNSDTPPYLDLFDSPTLMATPATVERSVSYNEHRPRRPPPDLPSLLLHGRIVYLGMPLVPAVTELVIAELMYLQWMDPKEPIYLYINSTGTTRDDGESVGMETEGFAIYDAMMQLKNEIHTVGVGAAIGHACLLLAAGAKGKRFMMPHAKAMIQQPRVPSSGLMTGSDVLIRAKEVIINKDTLVELLSKHTENSVETVTQVMRRPFYMDSTKAKEFGVIDKILWRGQEKIMADAAPPEAWDKGAGIKSLDAM